The Lonsdalea populi genome window below encodes:
- a CDS encoding glycoside hydrolase family 19 protein, with the protein MKNVKMIDFGNARYIQNPKGLDGTLTPYKKLRFSAKRLPRSLSSYLPLRFYSTPCRAVNGFSSTVQARLRAMLAAVLPRSFLHSKSQMTAQAYGTTTVEPTTCACHRDITLSELRKIAPKADESKLMTYLQAFNAEFAKYEMTTCREKAHFLAQCCHESMGLVYTAEIGGSQKSYAPWYGRGLIQLTFEKNYRAYGSAVGEDVYSSEANRNKLTTSPHCVTSAFWFYMDYGNQNLNSYAKKDDFNIITARINGGFNGYDDRLRYFDKAVEVLKCEHLNQLRKANGFTFEESAIYNNKVYAYSWARYHDPLSREQGTRKDKAEALVAYKRALALYQAAKDTTKVSAIQTRIDNLS; encoded by the coding sequence ATGAAAAACGTCAAGATGATTGATTTTGGAAACGCTCGATATATTCAAAATCCCAAAGGGTTAGATGGCACATTGACGCCGTACAAAAAGTTGAGGTTCAGCGCGAAGCGGTTACCTAGAAGCCTATCGTCTTATCTCCCTCTTCGTTTTTATTCGACGCCCTGCCGGGCCGTCAACGGTTTTTCCTCAACGGTGCAGGCTCGTCTGCGCGCGATGCTGGCGGCGGTGCTTCCGCGAAGCTTTCTCCATTCCAAGTCACAGATGACGGCGCAGGCGTATGGAACCACAACGGTGGAACCGACTACATGCGCCTGCCATCGTGATATTACGCTCAGCGAGCTGCGGAAAATCGCCCCGAAGGCCGATGAAAGCAAACTGATGACGTACCTGCAGGCATTCAATGCGGAATTCGCCAAATACGAGATGACGACTTGCAGGGAGAAAGCGCATTTTCTCGCACAGTGTTGCCATGAAAGCATGGGCTTGGTCTACACCGCAGAAATCGGCGGGAGTCAAAAAAGCTATGCGCCCTGGTACGGCCGCGGCTTGATTCAACTGACCTTCGAAAAAAACTATCGCGCCTATGGGAGCGCGGTGGGAGAGGATGTTTATTCCAGCGAAGCCAACCGAAATAAACTAACCACCTCTCCGCACTGTGTGACATCCGCCTTTTGGTTCTATATGGATTATGGCAACCAAAATCTGAACAGTTACGCAAAAAAAGATGATTTCAATATCATTACGGCCAGAATCAACGGCGGTTTTAATGGTTATGACGACAGGTTGCGCTATTTTGATAAGGCCGTTGAAGTGCTGAAATGTGAGCACCTCAATCAATTAAGAAAGGCGAATGGATTCACGTTCGAGGAGAGCGCCATTTATAACAATAAAGTCTATGCGTACAGCTGGGCGCGTTATCACGATCCGTTAAGCCGGGAGCAAGGCACTCGCAAAGATAAGGCTGAAGCGCTGGTGGCTTACAAAAGGGCGCTGGCGTTATATCAAGCTGCGAAGGACACCACCAAGGTCAGCGCGATTCAAACGCGAATAGATAATTTGAGCTAA
- a CDS encoding pyridoxal phosphate-dependent aminotransferase yields MNAALIPHSKLPSLGTTIFTQMSELAQKHQAINLSQGFPDFDGPQYLQERLAYHVSQGANQYAPMTGVAPLRQAIAEKTVRLYGWKPNADHEITITAGATEALFAAISALVRQGDEVICFDPSYDCYAPAIELAGGVVKRLALQPPAFQVDWAQFAGLLSDKTRLVVLNTPHNPSATVWQKSDFDALWQAIAEREIYILSDEVYEHICFDPAGHASVLAHPELRQRAVAVSSFGKTFHMTGWKVGYCVAPAPISAELRKIHQYLTFAVNTPAQLAIADMLREHPEHWRDLPNFYRARRDRFVNALSASRFELLPCQGTYFLLADYKAISTQDDVSFCRWMTEHVGVAAIPLSVFCADPFPHTLIRLCFAKQELTLDAAAERLCRL; encoded by the coding sequence ATGAACGCGGCGCTAATTCCCCACAGTAAACTCCCTTCTCTCGGCACGACGATCTTCACCCAGATGAGCGAGCTGGCGCAGAAGCATCAGGCGATCAATCTGTCGCAGGGCTTCCCTGATTTCGACGGTCCTCAGTATCTACAGGAGCGTCTCGCCTATCACGTCAGCCAGGGAGCAAACCAATATGCGCCAATGACCGGCGTCGCGCCGCTGCGACAGGCTATCGCTGAAAAAACCGTGCGGTTGTATGGTTGGAAACCGAATGCCGACCATGAAATCACCATAACGGCCGGCGCGACGGAAGCCCTGTTCGCCGCCATTAGCGCGCTGGTTCGCCAAGGCGATGAGGTGATCTGCTTCGACCCCAGCTATGACTGCTATGCGCCGGCCATCGAATTGGCCGGCGGCGTAGTGAAGCGTCTGGCGTTGCAGCCGCCCGCCTTCCAGGTGGACTGGGCGCAGTTCGCCGGGCTGCTGAGCGATAAAACCCGGCTGGTGGTCCTCAACACGCCGCACAACCCATCCGCCACCGTCTGGCAAAAATCGGATTTCGACGCCCTGTGGCAGGCGATTGCCGAACGCGAAATTTACATACTGAGCGACGAAGTATACGAACACATCTGCTTTGATCCGGCAGGACATGCCAGCGTACTGGCGCATCCCGAGCTGCGTCAGCGTGCGGTCGCCGTCTCGTCCTTCGGCAAAACGTTCCATATGACCGGCTGGAAGGTGGGTTACTGCGTGGCTCCCGCGCCTATCAGCGCCGAACTGCGCAAAATCCACCAGTACCTGACGTTCGCCGTCAACACGCCCGCACAGCTGGCGATTGCCGATATGCTGCGGGAACATCCGGAACACTGGCGCGATCTGCCAAACTTTTACCGGGCGCGACGAGATCGTTTCGTGAACGCGCTGTCCGCCAGCCGTTTTGAGCTGTTGCCGTGTCAGGGCACCTACTTCCTGCTAGCAGACTACAAGGCTATTTCGACGCAGGATGACGTGAGTTTCTGCCGTTGGATGACCGAACATGTCGGCGTCGCCGCCATTCCGCTGTCGGTTTTCTGCGCCGACCCTTTCCCCCACACCTTGATTCGGCTATGTTTCGCCAAACAGGAATTAACGTTGGATGCTGCTGCGGAGCGCCTATGTCGACTTTAA
- the mtnA gene encoding S-methyl-5-thioribose-1-phosphate isomerase has product MQNINTTSLKVIDNQLWILDQQALPQETIWHPCPDVSTLVEHIKALRVRGAPVIGLSASLLLALLAEHGLSRPALTSALETLRAARPTAVNLMNNLDRMKQALAAPEWIPALREEALRLIEEDRALCDRIADYGAARVTPGSRILTHCNTGGLATAGVGTAIGVLLRAHQQGKIENVWVDETRPLLQGGRLTAWELGELGIPYRLICDSMAASLMAQGQVDAVWVGADRIAANGDVANKIGTYSLAVLAHYHHIPFYVAAPHTTHDPHCPDGRAIPIEQRAAAEVTGVSGSFGHLQWAPQDAPVYNPAFDVTPAALISGWVLDSGVITPEQAREGIFQQTLSR; this is encoded by the coding sequence ATGCAAAACATTAACACCACAAGCCTAAAGGTTATTGATAACCAGCTCTGGATCCTCGATCAGCAGGCGCTACCGCAGGAGACGATCTGGCATCCCTGCCCGGACGTTTCTACACTGGTCGAACATATCAAAGCACTGCGCGTGCGGGGCGCGCCGGTGATTGGACTGTCAGCGAGTTTGCTGCTGGCGCTGCTGGCGGAACACGGCCTGTCCCGACCGGCGCTGACCAGCGCGCTTGAAACACTGCGCGCGGCACGCCCGACCGCCGTCAACCTGATGAACAACCTCGATCGCATGAAGCAGGCGCTGGCGGCGCCGGAGTGGATCCCGGCACTGAGAGAGGAAGCCCTGCGGCTGATTGAGGAAGATCGCGCCCTGTGCGACCGCATCGCGGATTACGGCGCGGCGCGGGTCACTCCCGGCAGTCGGATACTGACGCACTGCAATACCGGCGGATTGGCGACGGCGGGCGTCGGCACGGCAATCGGCGTACTGCTGCGCGCTCACCAGCAGGGAAAAATAGAAAACGTGTGGGTGGATGAAACCCGGCCGTTGCTGCAAGGCGGACGCCTTACCGCCTGGGAACTGGGCGAATTGGGCATTCCCTATCGTCTGATCTGCGATTCCATGGCGGCGTCGCTGATGGCGCAGGGTCAGGTCGATGCCGTGTGGGTCGGCGCGGACCGCATCGCCGCCAATGGCGACGTCGCCAATAAAATCGGCACCTACAGCCTGGCGGTGCTGGCGCATTATCACCACATTCCGTTCTATGTCGCCGCGCCGCATACGACGCACGATCCCCACTGCCCGGATGGCCGTGCGATCCCCATCGAACAGCGAGCGGCCGCCGAAGTCACCGGCGTTTCAGGCAGCTTCGGTCATCTCCAGTGGGCGCCGCAGGATGCGCCGGTGTATAACCCGGCATTCGACGTCACCCCGGCCGCCTTGATCAGCGGTTGGGTTCTGGACAGCGGTGTGATTACGCCCGAGCAGGCGCGGGAAGGTATTTTTCAGCAGACGCTGTCGCGTTAA
- the dinB gene encoding DNA polymerase IV, producing MRKIIHVDMDCFYAAIEMRDNPRLRDIPLAIGGSALRRGVISTANYPARRFGVHSAMATATALRLCPHLTLLPGRMEVYKAASLQIRQIFARYTELIEPLSLDEAYLDVTDSSHCNGSATLMAQAIRQTIFDELHLTASAGIAPIKFLAKVASEQNKPNGQYVITPAQVDEFILALPLAKIPGVGKVTASRLAERGLHTCADVRRYDLSALLKSFGKFGRVLWERCHGIDERQVSPDRLRKSVGVEKTLAQDIHDWSQCEALIDTLYDELEARLRRVKSDLHIARQGVKLKFDDFRQTTQEHVWPVLNKQDLIRLARQTWEQRREARGVRLVGLHVTLLDPQLERQLVFDWGG from the coding sequence ATGCGCAAAATTATTCACGTCGATATGGATTGCTTTTATGCCGCCATCGAGATGCGGGATAATCCGCGCCTGCGTGATATTCCTCTGGCGATCGGCGGCAGCGCACTGCGCCGCGGCGTGATCAGCACCGCCAATTATCCCGCCCGGCGTTTCGGCGTGCATAGCGCGATGGCGACCGCGACCGCTCTGCGGCTCTGCCCGCATCTGACCCTGCTGCCCGGGCGTATGGAGGTGTACAAGGCCGCCTCCCTCCAAATCCGCCAGATCTTTGCCCGCTATACCGAACTGATTGAACCGTTATCGCTCGACGAGGCTTACCTAGACGTCACCGATAGCTCTCACTGCAACGGCTCCGCGACGCTGATGGCGCAGGCGATCCGTCAGACCATTTTCGATGAGCTACATCTGACCGCCTCTGCGGGCATCGCCCCCATCAAATTCCTGGCGAAGGTGGCCTCTGAACAGAACAAACCCAACGGACAGTACGTCATTACGCCCGCCCAGGTGGATGAGTTCATTCTGGCGTTGCCGCTGGCGAAGATCCCCGGCGTCGGCAAAGTGACGGCCAGCCGGTTGGCGGAGCGGGGACTGCATACCTGCGCCGACGTGCGGCGCTATGATTTGTCCGCGCTATTAAAGTCGTTCGGCAAGTTTGGGCGGGTGCTGTGGGAGCGCTGTCACGGCATTGACGAGCGTCAGGTATCGCCCGATCGGCTGCGTAAATCCGTCGGCGTCGAGAAAACGCTGGCGCAGGATATTCACGACTGGTCCCAATGCGAAGCGCTGATCGATACGCTGTATGACGAGCTGGAGGCGCGTCTGCGCCGGGTGAAGTCAGATCTGCATATCGCGCGTCAGGGCGTGAAGCTGAAGTTCGATGATTTTCGGCAAACCACGCAGGAGCATGTCTGGCCGGTGCTGAATAAACAGGATCTCATTCGGTTGGCAAGGCAGACCTGGGAGCAGCGGCGGGAAGCGCGCGGCGTTCGGCTGGTGGGGTTACACGTGACGCTACTAGATCCGCAGTTGGAGCGGCAGTTGGTGTTTGACTGGGGGGGGTAA
- the mtnC gene encoding acireductone synthase has translation MIKAIVTDIEGTTSDIRFVHDVLFPYARARLADTVAQADEQPEVAEALAALRIELGQPEAGEIQLVEALAQFMAQDRKSTALKTLQGIIWRTGYRRGDFHGHVYDDVTPQLHAWLEQGIKLYVYSSGSVEAQQLLFGHSEVGDLRPLFSGYFDTRVGAKREVASYRNIADAVALPAAEILFLSDIHQELDAARSAGWQTCQLLRGAADPHSDHPQVSRFDQIDVQEISQ, from the coding sequence ATGATTAAGGCCATCGTGACCGATATTGAAGGCACCACCAGCGATATTCGCTTCGTCCACGACGTTCTGTTTCCCTACGCTCGCGCGCGTCTGGCGGATACGGTGGCGCAGGCCGACGAGCAGCCGGAAGTGGCGGAAGCGCTGGCTGCGCTGCGGATCGAGTTAGGCCAGCCGGAAGCCGGCGAAATTCAGCTGGTGGAGGCGTTGGCGCAGTTTATGGCGCAGGATCGCAAGTCGACGGCGCTGAAAACATTACAGGGCATTATCTGGCGCACGGGCTATCGGCGGGGCGATTTCCACGGTCACGTTTACGATGACGTGACGCCGCAGCTGCACGCGTGGCTTGAGCAGGGCATTAAGCTGTACGTTTACTCTTCCGGCTCGGTCGAGGCGCAGCAGTTGCTCTTCGGACACAGTGAAGTGGGCGATTTACGTCCGCTGTTCAGCGGGTATTTCGATACGCGCGTCGGCGCGAAGCGTGAAGTCGCTTCCTATCGAAATATCGCCGATGCCGTCGCGCTGCCGGCGGCCGAGATCCTGTTCCTTTCCGATATCCATCAGGAGCTGGACGCGGCGCGGAGCGCCGGTTGGCAGACCTGTCAGCTGCTGCGCGGCGCGGCAGATCCCCACAGCGATCACCCGCAGGTGAGCCGCTTCGATCAGATAGACGTACAGGAGATTTCTCAATGA
- a CDS encoding class II glutamine amidotransferase yields MCELLGMSANVPTDICFSFSGLMQRGGRTGPHRDGWGITFYEGNGCRTFKDPLPSATSPIAQLVQKYPIESCAVVSHIRQANRGAVALENTHPFTRELWGRNWTFAHNGQLKGYRSLKTGTYRPVGQTDSEYAFCWLLHHLSLRYPRTPSHWPSVFRYIASLAETLSKKGVFNMLLSDGHFVMGYCSTRLCWITRRAPFGKATLLDDDVEIDFQQQTTPDDVVTVLATQPLTGNETWHQIEPGEFVLFHFGERVV; encoded by the coding sequence ATGTGTGAACTGCTTGGGATGAGCGCCAATGTTCCAACTGACATCTGCTTTAGTTTTTCCGGGTTGATGCAACGCGGCGGCCGTACCGGACCGCATCGTGACGGCTGGGGCATTACCTTTTACGAGGGGAACGGTTGCCGGACGTTCAAAGATCCGCTGCCGAGCGCAACGTCGCCTATCGCGCAGCTGGTGCAGAAGTATCCCATCGAATCCTGCGCCGTGGTGTCGCATATCCGCCAGGCCAACCGCGGGGCCGTGGCGCTGGAGAATACCCATCCGTTTACCCGCGAGCTGTGGGGGAGAAACTGGACGTTCGCTCATAACGGTCAGTTGAAAGGCTACCGCAGCCTGAAAACCGGCACCTACCGCCCGGTGGGGCAGACGGACAGCGAATACGCCTTCTGCTGGCTGCTTCATCATCTCTCATTACGCTATCCCCGCACGCCATCGCACTGGCCTTCGGTATTTCGCTACATCGCTTCGCTGGCGGAAACGCTGAGCAAAAAGGGGGTGTTCAACATGCTGTTGTCCGACGGGCATTTCGTGATGGGATATTGCTCCACCCGGCTATGCTGGATTACGCGCCGCGCGCCTTTCGGTAAAGCGACGCTGCTGGATGATGATGTGGAGATCGATTTTCAGCAGCAGACCACGCCGGATGACGTGGTGACCGTGCTGGCTACGCAGCCGCTGACGGGGAATGAAACCTGGCATCAGATCGAGCCAGGCGAGTTCGTGTTATTCCACTTTGGTGAGCGCGTAGTTTGA
- a CDS encoding methylthioribulose 1-phosphate dehydratase — translation MSDNVFLADLLAACRWIGEKGWCPATGGNMSVRLDDARSLITASGKDKGNLKPDDFLLVDIANNQVPSGRTPSAETGLHTLLYRLDARIGAVLHTHSVNATVLSRVEKSDALILEGYEMQKSLAGRHSHLDRVTIPIFDNDQDIPALAERVAARHTSTPLRYGFLVRGHGLYCWGESVQEARRHLEGLEFLFQCELQRRVLEAQ, via the coding sequence ATGAGCGATAACGTATTTTTGGCCGACCTGCTGGCGGCCTGCCGCTGGATCGGTGAAAAAGGCTGGTGCCCCGCCACCGGCGGCAATATGTCCGTCCGCCTCGATGACGCGCGCAGCCTGATCACGGCATCGGGTAAAGACAAGGGCAACCTGAAGCCGGATGACTTTCTTCTGGTCGACATCGCCAACAACCAGGTCCCGAGCGGACGCACGCCGTCCGCGGAAACCGGTCTGCACACCCTGCTGTATCGTCTCGACGCGCGCATCGGCGCCGTGCTGCACACCCACTCGGTGAACGCCACGGTGTTGTCCCGCGTGGAGAAAAGCGATGCCCTGATTCTGGAAGGCTACGAGATGCAGAAGTCGCTGGCGGGCCGGCATTCGCATCTTGACCGAGTGACCATCCCTATTTTCGATAACGATCAGGACATTCCTGCGCTGGCCGAGCGCGTCGCGGCTCGCCATACGTCTACGCCGCTGCGCTACGGTTTTCTGGTGCGGGGCCACGGCCTTTACTGTTGGGGGGAGAGCGTGCAAGAGGCGCGCCGCCATCTCGAAGGGCTGGAGTTTCTATTCCAGTGCGAATTGCAACGACGTGTGCTGGAGGCGCAATGA
- the mtnK gene encoding S-methyl-5-thioribose kinase encodes MSQYRTFHADDAVAYARQYGGLAEMHTLVAAEEIGDGNLNLVFKIRDTQGVSRVIVKQALPYVRCVGESWPLTLDRSRIEAETLLTHAQFCPQHTVAVLHYDPELAVMVQEDLSDHRIWRSELVAGKHYPQAAAQLGEYLAQTLFHTSDFHQPPHEKKAAVSRFTNPELCRITEDLFFTDPYVDHERNQFEPELLPNVLALREDREVKRAVATLKHGFLARAEALLHGDVHSGSIFVAEGKLKVIDAEFGFYGPIGFDVGSALGNLLLNYCGAAGLLADEAAAAARAQRLEECATLWGTFAARFATLSAERGREPALAADGYTAQFLRQVWRDAVGYCGTELIRRTIGLAHVADLDDIAELEARLSAQRLALALGRTLIVDAQAIGDIDALLTRIRLFEV; translated from the coding sequence ATGTCACAATACCGGACTTTTCATGCAGACGATGCCGTAGCATACGCTCGCCAATACGGCGGACTGGCAGAGATGCATACGTTGGTCGCCGCCGAAGAGATTGGTGACGGTAATCTGAATCTGGTCTTCAAAATTCGCGATACGCAGGGCGTCAGCCGTGTGATCGTCAAGCAGGCATTGCCTTATGTGCGCTGCGTCGGTGAGTCGTGGCCGCTGACGCTGGACAGATCGCGAATTGAAGCTGAAACCCTGCTGACTCACGCGCAGTTTTGTCCGCAGCATACCGTCGCGGTATTGCATTACGATCCCGAACTGGCGGTGATGGTGCAGGAAGATCTCTCCGATCACCGCATCTGGCGCAGCGAGCTGGTAGCCGGGAAACATTACCCGCAGGCGGCCGCTCAGCTGGGCGAGTATCTGGCGCAGACGCTGTTCCATACCTCGGATTTCCATCAGCCGCCGCACGAGAAAAAGGCGGCCGTCAGCCGTTTCACCAACCCGGAGCTGTGCCGGATCACGGAAGATCTGTTCTTTACCGACCCCTATGTCGACCATGAGCGTAATCAGTTCGAGCCGGAGCTACTGCCGAACGTACTGGCGCTGCGGGAGGATCGCGAGGTGAAGCGTGCGGTGGCGACCTTGAAACACGGTTTTCTCGCCAGGGCGGAAGCGCTGCTGCATGGCGATGTGCACAGCGGGTCGATTTTCGTGGCGGAAGGCAAGCTCAAGGTGATCGACGCCGAGTTTGGTTTCTATGGCCCCATCGGCTTCGATGTGGGGTCGGCGCTGGGCAATCTGCTGCTGAATTACTGCGGCGCGGCCGGGCTGCTGGCAGATGAAGCGGCGGCGGCGGCCCGCGCGCAACGGCTCGAAGAGTGCGCGACGCTGTGGGGGACGTTTGCCGCGCGCTTCGCGACGCTCAGCGCTGAGCGCGGCCGCGAGCCTGCGTTGGCGGCGGACGGTTATACGGCGCAGTTTTTACGTCAGGTATGGCGCGATGCCGTGGGCTATTGCGGCACCGAACTGATTCGGCGCACCATTGGTCTGGCGCATGTCGCCGATCTGGACGATATCGCCGAGCTTGAGGCGCGGTTGAGCGCTCAGCGCCTCGCGCTGGCGCTGGGCCGAACGCTGATTGTCGACGCCCAGGCGATCGGCGACATCGACGCGCTGTTGACGCGGATCCGTTTGTTTGAGGTCTGA
- a CDS encoding amidohydrolase, with amino-acid sequence MSTLKITLLQQPLAWMDGPANLSHFDALLENITGRDLILLPEMFTTGFAMEAAGHSLEQSVVEAWLCQWAQRTNALIGGSVAVQTPKGAANRFLFADPHVTLYRYDKRHLFRMADEHQYYQAGKKKLVVEWRGWRIMPLVCYDLRFPVWARNQQDYDLLLYVANWPTPRAQHWKTLLAARAIENQSYVAGCNRVGTDANGHSYQGDSVILDPLGQTLAIAPENEPARLDAELSLEALQAYREAFPAWRDADTFTL; translated from the coding sequence ATGTCGACTTTAAAAATCACCCTACTGCAACAACCGTTGGCGTGGATGGATGGTCCTGCCAATCTAAGCCACTTCGACGCGTTATTGGAAAACATCACCGGGCGCGATTTGATTCTGCTGCCGGAAATGTTCACCACCGGATTCGCGATGGAAGCCGCCGGACACAGTCTGGAACAATCGGTGGTTGAAGCCTGGCTTTGCCAGTGGGCGCAGCGCACCAACGCGCTCATCGGCGGCAGCGTGGCGGTGCAAACCCCGAAAGGGGCGGCGAACCGTTTTCTGTTCGCCGATCCGCACGTCACGCTGTATCGCTACGACAAGCGGCATCTGTTCCGCATGGCGGATGAGCACCAGTATTATCAGGCGGGCAAGAAAAAACTGGTGGTGGAGTGGCGCGGCTGGCGCATCATGCCGCTGGTCTGCTACGATCTGCGCTTCCCGGTCTGGGCGCGCAACCAGCAGGATTACGACCTGCTGCTGTACGTCGCTAATTGGCCAACGCCGCGCGCCCAGCACTGGAAGACGCTGCTGGCGGCCCGTGCGATTGAAAACCAAAGCTATGTAGCGGGTTGCAACCGCGTCGGCACCGATGCCAACGGCCACAGCTATCAGGGCGACAGCGTGATCCTCGATCCACTGGGTCAGACGCTGGCCATCGCCCCAGAGAATGAACCTGCGCGGCTGGATGCAGAGCTGTCGCTGGAAGCATTGCAGGCCTATCGAGAAGCGTTCCCGGCCTGGCGCGATGCGGACACGTTCACCCTTTAG
- a CDS encoding 1,2-dihydroxy-3-keto-5-methylthiopentene dioxygenase, translating into MSALTIFSDRDAARPTWQSRDAEEIQQRLNAIGVRFERWRADRALSAEPDAEEVLAAYQHEINKLVAEKGYQSWDVISMRADNPQKEALRGKFLSEHTHGEDEVRFFVEGAGLFCLHVDGQIFQILCEKNDLISVPAGTPHWFDMGSSPNFTAIRLFDNPDGWIAHFTGDDIATAYPKLA; encoded by the coding sequence ATGAGCGCACTCACTATTTTCAGCGATCGGGATGCCGCCCGACCCACCTGGCAGAGCCGGGACGCTGAGGAGATCCAGCAGCGTTTGAACGCCATCGGCGTTCGTTTCGAGCGCTGGCGGGCCGACCGCGCGCTGAGCGCCGAGCCGGACGCAGAAGAAGTGCTGGCGGCCTATCAGCACGAAATTAACAAACTGGTGGCGGAAAAAGGCTACCAGAGCTGGGATGTGATCAGCATGCGCGCCGACAATCCTCAGAAGGAGGCGTTACGCGGCAAATTTCTGTCTGAGCATACGCACGGGGAGGACGAAGTGCGGTTCTTCGTTGAGGGCGCGGGGCTGTTCTGCCTGCACGTCGACGGCCAGATCTTCCAGATCCTGTGCGAGAAGAACGATTTGATCTCCGTACCGGCAGGGACGCCGCACTGGTTCGATATGGGATCGTCTCCGAACTTCACGGCCATCCGTCTGTTCGATAACCCGGACGGCTGGATCGCGCACTTCACCGGCGACGATATCGCCACTGCCTATCCGAAGCTGGCCTGA
- the dpaA gene encoding peptidoglycan meso-diaminopimelic acid protein amidase, whose product MRKTALSFATLFFLPFAFVTSYASEVIPVTTTFKQQALGSPVYIQIFKEERQLELYAKVGTDYRLVQSYPICKYSGGLGPKQVEGDMKSPEGFYQVDLHQLKPDSRFYRAINVGFPNEYDRAQGYSGRYLMIHGECVSVGCYAMTNQYIDEIYTYVERALLNGQAKVELAIYPFRMTDKNLQRHRNSTYARFWRQLQPGYAYFNQHHQPPAVAVFNGQYMVNQSTPNKNPFSNYALTKVE is encoded by the coding sequence ATGCGAAAAACCGCACTGTCATTTGCGACGCTGTTTTTTTTGCCTTTCGCTTTCGTAACCAGCTATGCCAGTGAAGTGATTCCGGTTACGACCACTTTCAAGCAGCAGGCCTTAGGCTCGCCGGTTTATATCCAGATCTTTAAAGAAGAGCGGCAACTGGAGCTGTATGCCAAAGTCGGCACCGATTATCGTCTGGTGCAAAGCTATCCCATCTGCAAGTACTCAGGCGGGCTCGGGCCCAAACAGGTGGAAGGCGATATGAAAAGTCCGGAAGGGTTTTATCAGGTCGATTTGCATCAGCTCAAGCCGGATAGCCGCTTTTATCGCGCCATCAACGTCGGTTTCCCTAACGAATATGACCGCGCTCAGGGCTACTCAGGGCGCTATCTGATGATCCACGGCGAATGCGTGTCGGTCGGCTGTTATGCCATGACCAATCAGTACATCGATGAGATCTACACCTACGTCGAACGGGCGCTATTGAACGGGCAGGCGAAGGTCGAACTGGCGATTTACCCGTTCCGCATGACGGACAAAAACCTGCAGCGGCATCGCAACTCCACTTACGCCCGTTTTTGGCGGCAGTTGCAACCGGGTTACGCTTACTTCAACCAGCACCACCAGCCGCCGGCCGTCGCGGTGTTCAACGGCCAGTATATGGTGAATCAGTCAACGCCAAACAAGAACCCATTTTCAAACTACGCGCTCACCAAAGTGGAATAA
- the lpcA gene encoding D-sedoheptulose 7-phosphate isomerase, giving the protein MYQDLIRKELTEAADTLNTFLSDDANVQSIQAAAILLADAFKAGGKVISCGNGGSHCDAMHFAEELTGRYRENRAGLPAIAISDPSHISCVSNDFGYDFVFSRYIESLGREGDVLLGISTSGNSGNIIRAIAAARAKRMKVITLTGKDGGKMAGSADVEIRVPHFGYADRIQEIHIKAIHILIQLIEKEMAEN; this is encoded by the coding sequence ATGTATCAGGACTTAATCCGTAAAGAGCTAACAGAAGCGGCGGATACGCTGAATACCTTTTTAAGCGACGATGCCAATGTTCAGTCGATTCAGGCCGCGGCGATACTGCTGGCGGACGCTTTCAAGGCGGGCGGAAAAGTTATCTCCTGTGGGAACGGCGGTTCTCATTGTGATGCCATGCATTTCGCCGAAGAGTTGACCGGCCGTTACCGTGAAAATCGGGCGGGACTGCCGGCGATCGCCATTTCCGATCCGAGCCATATATCCTGCGTCAGCAATGACTTTGGCTACGACTTCGTGTTCTCGCGCTACATCGAGTCGCTGGGACGCGAAGGAGATGTGCTGCTCGGGATCTCCACCTCGGGCAACTCCGGCAATATCATCCGGGCCATTGCGGCCGCGCGCGCCAAGCGGATGAAAGTCATCACGCTGACCGGTAAAGACGGTGGCAAAATGGCCGGTTCGGCGGACGTCGAAATCCGCGTGCCGCATTTTGGCTACGCCGACCGTATTCAGGAAATTCACATCAAAGCGATTCATATCCTGATCCAGCTGATTGAAAAGGAAATGGCGGAGAACTAA